From one Bacteroides fragilis NCTC 9343 genomic stretch:
- a CDS encoding YeiH family protein, translated as MVSAITKTLRTNNKTVYVSLLSILTFFLMLDYIPGLQAFSTWVTPPLALFLGLAFALTCGQAHPKFNKKTSKYLLQYSVVGLGFGMNLHSALASGKEGMEFTIVSVIGTLILGWFIGRKFLKVDRNTSYLISSGTAICGGSAIAAVGPVVKANDSEMSVALATIFILNALALFIFPVIGHALNMSQHEFGTWAAIAIHDTSSVVGAGAAYGEEALKVATTIKLTRALWIIPMAFATSFIFKSKGQKISIPWFIFFFVLAMIVNTYLLGSVPELGAAINGLARKTLTITMFFIGASLSLDVVKSVGIKPLIQGVLLWVVISLSTLAYIYWF; from the coding sequence ATGGTATCAGCTATTACGAAAACGTTGAGGACAAACAACAAAACGGTCTATGTTTCTTTGCTTTCTATTTTGACTTTCTTTTTAATGTTGGATTATATTCCCGGTTTGCAAGCATTTTCTACATGGGTTACTCCGCCATTGGCTCTTTTTCTAGGATTAGCTTTTGCGTTGACTTGTGGACAGGCCCATCCGAAATTTAACAAAAAGACATCTAAATATCTATTACAATATTCTGTTGTAGGATTAGGGTTTGGTATGAATTTACATTCAGCTCTTGCTTCCGGTAAAGAAGGAATGGAGTTTACGATTGTTTCAGTAATTGGCACTCTGATTTTAGGATGGTTCATTGGGCGTAAGTTTTTAAAGGTAGATCGTAACACCTCTTATCTCATCAGTTCAGGAACTGCTATCTGTGGTGGTAGCGCTATTGCTGCTGTAGGGCCTGTAGTAAAGGCTAATGATAGTGAAATGTCTGTGGCATTGGCGACTATATTTATATTGAATGCTCTTGCGCTTTTTATATTTCCGGTGATCGGACACGCTTTAAATATGAGTCAGCATGAATTTGGAACATGGGCCGCAATTGCCATTCATGATACAAGCTCTGTGGTGGGGGCCGGTGCAGCATACGGTGAAGAAGCTTTGAAAGTTGCTACTACCATCAAATTGACACGTGCTCTTTGGATTATTCCGATGGCATTTGCTACTTCGTTCATATTTAAGAGCAAAGGGCAGAAGATTAGTATTCCTTGGTTTATCTTCTTCTTTGTATTGGCTATGATTGTGAATACTTATTTGTTGGGTAGTGTACCTGAATTGGGGGCCGCTATCAATGGGTTGGCTCGCAAAACATTGACTATCACTATGTTCTTTATTGGAGCTTCTCTCTCATTGGATGTTGTGAAGTCCGTAGGCATCAAACCTTTGATACAAGGAGTGCTTCTGTGGGTAGTGATCAGTTTGAGCACTCTGGCCTATATTTATTGGTTCTAA
- a CDS encoding DUF4252 domain-containing protein has product MKTMKFILACVLLLSPLLCQAQKNLFNKYNDMKGVSSVYISKAMMELNPNLFMKDLYIGKVAEHLNSVQVLSTHDNKVREEMAKDIRSLVQSSKYELLMKQKSTVSGSEVYVNRKGSKVKELIMVMNGASSLKFVYMEGDMTTDDIKKLMLYQSTSQNFIISGDLFYANNKPVTYFKKGNSDNQKDMAELSGTYNLNSIDTNYKEELSTLNDKLKRIDQGLKNMNIK; this is encoded by the coding sequence ATGAAAACAATGAAATTTATTTTGGCATGCGTACTGCTATTGTCACCTCTGCTTTGCCAGGCACAAAAAAACTTATTCAACAAGTACAATGACATGAAAGGGGTATCCTCTGTTTATATCTCTAAAGCAATGATGGAATTAAATCCGAATCTATTTATGAAGGACCTTTATATAGGTAAAGTAGCAGAACATTTGAACTCTGTCCAAGTGCTCTCTACACATGATAATAAGGTACGTGAAGAAATGGCCAAAGATATCCGTTCATTGGTGCAATCATCCAAATACGAATTATTGATGAAACAAAAAAGTACGGTTTCCGGTTCGGAAGTTTATGTAAATCGCAAAGGAAGTAAAGTGAAAGAACTGATTATGGTAATGAACGGAGCATCTTCTCTAAAATTTGTATATATGGAAGGGGACATGACTACGGATGATATCAAGAAGTTAATGTTATACCAAAGCACCAGTCAAAACTTTATAATATCAGGAGATCTGTTTTATGCAAATAATAAACCGGTTACTTACTTTAAAAAAGGAAATTCGGACAATCAAAAAGACATGGCAGAGTTAAGCGGAACCTATAATTTAAATTCGATAGATACGAATTATAAAGAAGAACTAAGTACCTTAAACGACAAATTAAAAAGAATTGACCAAGGGCTCAAAAACATGAATATAAAGTAG